A single genomic interval of Xylanivirga thermophila harbors:
- a CDS encoding ABC transporter ATP-binding protein: MAKGIVSFDDVSMTYHSLEGETKTLEKISFNVEAGEFIGIVGPSGCGKTTILSLIAGLIAPTSGDVYVDGKKVNGPSPLVGYMLQQDHLFEWRTIWQNVMLGLEIQNKVTSQNIDKVNKLLDIYGLGEFKNHYPHQLSGGMRQRVALIRTLAIDPKILLLDEPFSALDYQTRLAVSDEVGTIIKKENKTALLVTHDIAEAISMADRVIVLTKRPAKIKSIHTINLTCQDHSPIKCRQAPEFRQYFNKIWEELDIHVQ, translated from the coding sequence ATGGCAAAAGGTATAGTGAGTTTTGATGATGTTTCAATGACTTATCATAGTCTTGAAGGAGAAACCAAGACACTTGAGAAAATATCGTTCAATGTTGAGGCGGGAGAATTTATAGGAATAGTAGGTCCTAGCGGCTGTGGCAAAACCACTATACTCTCGTTAATTGCCGGACTTATAGCTCCTACATCCGGAGATGTGTATGTAGATGGGAAAAAAGTAAATGGCCCTTCCCCTCTAGTTGGTTATATGCTACAGCAGGACCATTTGTTTGAATGGCGTACAATATGGCAAAATGTAATGCTAGGGCTTGAGATACAAAACAAGGTCACCAGTCAAAATATAGATAAAGTCAACAAATTATTGGATATCTATGGCTTGGGAGAATTTAAAAATCACTACCCTCACCAACTTTCCGGCGGAATGAGACAGAGAGTTGCTCTAATAAGAACTTTAGCAATTGATCCTAAAATACTCCTTTTAGATGAACCATTCTCCGCATTAGATTATCAGACTAGATTAGCAGTGTCAGATGAGGTAGGTACTATTATAAAAAAGGAAAACAAAACAGCACTCTTAGTAACCCATGACATAGCAGAGGCTATATCTATGGCTGACAGGGTAATAGTGCTTACAAAAAGGCCGGCAAAGATAAAGAGTATTCATACCATAAATCTTACCTGTCAAGATCATAGTCCAATAAAATGCCGTCAAGCTCCTGAATTCCGCCAATATTTCAATAAAATATGGGAGGAGCTGGATATACATGTACAATAA